A portion of the Macaca mulatta isolate MMU2019108-1 chromosome 4, T2T-MMU8v2.0, whole genome shotgun sequence genome contains these proteins:
- the MAMU-DPA gene encoding major histocompatibility complex, class II, DP alpha precursor (The RefSeq protein has 9 substitutions compared to this genomic sequence), whose product MHPEDRMFETRAVILRTLSLALLLSLGGAGAIKADHVSTYALFVQTHRPTGEFMFEFDEDEMFYVDLDKKETVWHLEEFGRAFSFEAQGGLANIAILNNNLNITIRRSNYTQAANDPPEVTVFPKEPVELGQPNTLICHIDKFFPPVLNVTWLCNGQPATEGVAESLFLPRTDYSFHKFHYLTFVPSAEDYYDCRVEHWGLDQPLLKHWEAQEPIQMPETTETVLCALGLVLGLVGIIVGTVLIIKSLRSGRDPRAQGPL is encoded by the exons ATGCGCCCTGAAGACAGAATGTTCCAGACCAGAGCTGTTATCTTGAGAACCCTCTCCTTGGCTTTCCTGCTGAGTCTCGGAGGAGCTGGGGCCATCAAGG CGGACCATGTATCAACTTATGCCATGTTTgtacagacacatagaccaacaggGGAGTATATGTTTGAGTTTGATGAGGATGAGATGTTCTATGTGGATCTGGACAAGAAGGAGACCGTCTGGCATCTGGAGGAGTTTGGCCGAGCCTTTTCCTTTGAGGCTCAGGGCGGGCTGGCTAGCATTGCTATATTGAACAACAACTTGAATAACACGATCCAGCGTTCCAACTACACTCAGGCCGCCAATG ATCCCCCTGAGGTGACCGTGTTTCCCAAGGAGCCTGTGGAGCTGGGCCAACCCAACACCCTCATCTGCCACATTGACAAGTTCTTCCCTCCAGTGCTCAACGTCACGTGGCTGTGCAACGGGCAGCCGGTCACTGAGGGTGTCGCTGAGAGCCTCTTCCTGCCCAGAACAGATTATAGCTTCCACAAGTTCCATTACCTGACCTTTGTGCCCTCAGCCGAGGACTACTATGACTGCAGGGTGGAGCACTGGGGCTTGGACCAGCCGCTCCTCAAACACTGGG AGGCCCAAGAGCCAATCCAGATGCCTGAGACAACGGAGACTGTGCTCTGTGCCCTGGGCCTGGTGCTGGGCCTAGTGGGCATCATCGTGGGCACTGTCCTCATCATAAAGTCTCTGCGATCTGGCCGTGATCCCCGGGCCCAGGGGCCCCTGTGA
- the MAMU-DPA gene encoding major histocompatibility complex, class II, DP alpha isoform X1, protein MRPEDRMFQTRAVILRTLSLAFLLSLGGAGAIKADHVSTYAMFVQTHRPTGEYMFEFDEDEMFYVDLDKKETVWHLEEFGRAFSFEAQGGLASIAILNNNLNNTIQRSNYTQAANDPPEVTVFPKEPVELGQPNTLICHIDKFFPPVLNVTWLCNGQPVTEGVAESLFLPRTDYSFHKFHYLTFVPSAEDYYDCRVEHWGLDQPLLKHWEAQEPIQMPETTETVLCALGLVLGLVGIIVGTVLIIKSLRSGRDPRAQGPL, encoded by the exons ATGCGCCCTGAAGACAGAATGTTCCAGACCAGAGCTGTTATCTTGAGAACCCTCTCCTTGGCTTTCCTGCTGAGTCTCGGAGGAGCTGGGGCCATCAAGG CGGACCATGTATCAACTTATGCCATGTTTgtacagacacatagaccaacaggGGAGTATATGTTTGAGTTTGATGAGGATGAGATGTTCTATGTGGATCTGGACAAGAAGGAGACCGTCTGGCATCTGGAGGAGTTTGGCCGAGCCTTTTCCTTTGAGGCTCAGGGCGGGCTGGCTAGCATTGCTATATTGAACAACAACTTGAATAACACGATCCAGCGTTCCAACTACACTCAGGCCGCCAATG ATCCCCCTGAGGTGACCGTGTTTCCCAAGGAGCCTGTGGAGCTGGGCCAACCCAACACCCTCATCTGCCACATTGACAAGTTCTTCCCTCCAGTGCTCAACGTCACGTGGCTGTGCAACGGGCAGCCGGTCACTGAGGGTGTCGCTGAGAGCCTCTTCCTGCCCAGAACAGATTATAGCTTCCACAAGTTCCATTACCTGACCTTTGTGCCCTCAGCCGAGGACTACTATGACTGCAGGGTGGAGCACTGGGGCTTGGACCAGCCGCTCCTCAAACACTGGG AGGCCCAAGAGCCAATCCAGATGCCTGAGACAACGGAGACTGTGCTCTGTGCCCTGGGCCTGGTGCTGGGCCTAGTGGGCATCATCGTGGGCACTGTCCTCATCATAAAGTCTCTGCGATCTGGCCGTGATCCCCGGGCCCAGGGGCCCCTGTGA